The window TACGGTGACCTTGCCGGTTATCGTTGCTGCGGCCGCTCTCCATGCGTGATACGTGTACTGCCCATTGGGCACTCCATCGAGAGAGAAATTGCCGGTGCGATCCGTGACGGCATAGTAAGGGCTGTCGACGACAACAATATAGGCAGCCATGCCCGGATGAATGTTGCAGAACAACCGGCTGACACCCGCGTGATCGAACTGCACATCGCGGACCTGACCCACAGGGTACAGGCCGAGGTCGAACCTCTTGCCGTCGCGGAAAGAAAATACGTTGTGCAGGACGCGGTCGTTATTTGGAAATCGAACGGTCGAGCCGGTCGATACAGCCAGCACCGCCGGCGAGAAGGCGAGATTTCGCTGATCCAGTACAGCTTGCCGGAGTGGACGGGGGGCGTCTGGCGCTTCAATCCAGATCACGGCGCCTTCCGCCGGCTTGCCGCCAACCGTCACGCGGCCTTTGACGCTGGTAACGTCCGCGCAGAATACGAGCAATCCCGTACAGATGACCAGAAGTCCGCAAACGATGACCAATCCTATTGGGCGCAACGTTCTCATGGATGCCTTATCGGCCAGACTCTGGAAGAGCTATAACGAAAAAGTGGAAAAACGGTGTTAGTCTATTTTCGCGGCAAGTTATAGAAAAACCTAGACTTGTGACGCCGAAAGTCAGCCGCGGATGACGCGGATGACGCAGATGCGGCGGATTACAATGCTCCCATCCGCGTCATCTGCGGCAAAAACCTGTTTCAGTAAAAGCCATGCCGGACTACGGCGACGAAACCTCTTCGCGTCCGGACTGATGAAACCAGTCGGTGCTGAGGTAGCGCTCGCCGGTGTCGGGAAGGATGGCGAGGACCCGTTTCCCGGGTCCGAGTTCGCGAG is drawn from Terriglobia bacterium and contains these coding sequences:
- a CDS encoding plastocyanin/azurin family copper-binding protein; translated protein: MRTLRPIGLVIVCGLLVICTGLLVFCADVTSVKGRVTVGGKPAEGAVIWIEAPDAPRPLRQAVLDQRNLAFSPAVLAVSTGSTVRFPNNDRVLHNVFSFRDGKRFDLGLYPVGQVRDVQFDHAGVSRLFCNIHPGMAAYIVVVDSPYYAVTDRTGNFSLDGVPNGQYTYHAWRAAAATITGKVTVAPNTALEVVWPVE